A genomic stretch from Neomonachus schauinslandi chromosome 14, ASM220157v2, whole genome shotgun sequence includes:
- the DSC2 gene encoding desmocollin-2 isoform X5 — MAPARPTRSRSGALCRQLLLALTILTFTCDACKKVILQVPSQLDAEKFVGRVNLKECFQSANLIHSSDPDFQILEDGSVYTTNAILLSSEERSFTILLYNTENQEEKKLLVLLQHQTKKRHSKEKVLRRAKRRWAPIPCSMQENSLGPFPLFLQQIQSDTAQNYTIFYSIRGPGVDREPINLFYVERDTGNLYCTRPVDREEYESFELIAFATTPDGYTPELPLPLVIRIEDENDNYPVFTETTYVFTVSENCRVGSTVGQVCATDKDEPDTMHTRLKYSIIEQLPAYPMLFSMHPTTGVITTSSSQLDREVTDKYQLKIKVQDMDGQYFGLQTTSTCIINIGDVNDNLPTFTRTSYVTSVEENTVDVEILRVTVEDKDLMNTVNWRANYTILKGNENGNFKIVTDPKTNEGVLCVVKPLNYEERQQVNLQIGVVNEALYSREAHSRSVMSTATVTVNVKNQDEGPECSPAVQTVQIKENVPVGTKSNGYKAYDPETRSSSSIRYKKLTDPKGWVTIDEKEGSITIFRNLDREAESIRDGIYNITILASDKDGKTCTGTLGIILQDVNDNGAVIPKRTVVICKTVLSSADIVAVDPDGPTNGPPFDFSLESDPDSDLERKWRLTKINDTAARLFFQEDLPFGTYRVPVRVTDRHGLSLITPLNVMLCDCVTENDCTLRTDPRTDHGEVRLGKWAILAILLGIALLFCILFTLVCGSTGAAKQPKVFPDDLAQQNLIVSNTEAPGDDKICPTNGFTMHTVGNSAQGICGTLESGVKNGGQETIELVKGGHQTLEPCRGTGHHHTLDSCRGGPAEVDNCRYTCSEWHDFTQIRLGEESIRGHTLIKN, encoded by the exons ATGGCGCCCGCCCGCCCCACGCGCTCCCGGAGCGGAGCCCTCTGCAGGCAACTGCTGTTGGCCCTCACG ATCTTAACATTTACCTGTGATGCCTGCAAAAAAGTCATACTGCAAGTTCCCTCCCAGCTAGATGCTGAGAAATTTGTTGGTAGAG TTAACCTGAAGGAGTGCTTTCAATCTGCAAATCTAATTCATTCAAGTGACCCTGATTTCCAAATTTTAGAAGATGGGTCTGTCTATACAACAAATGCTATTCTTTTGTCCTCAGAGGAGAGAAGTTTTACCATATTACTTTACAACACTGAgaaccaagaagaaaagaaactacttGTTCTTTTACAGCATCAAACAAAG AAGAGGCATTCTAAAGAAAAAGTTCTAAGACGTGCCAAGAGAAGATGGGCTCCTATTCCTTGTTCAATGCAAGAGAATTCCTTGGGTCCTTTCCCACTTTTTCTTCAACAG ATTCAATCTGACACTGCACAAAACTACACTATATTCTATTCCATAAGAGGACCTGGGGTGGACCGAGAacctataaatttattttatgtagagAGAGATACTGGAAACTTATATTGCACTCGTCCTGTAGATCGTGAGGAGTATGAATCTTTTGAG CTAATTGCCTTCGCCACAACTCCGGATGGATATACGCCGGAACTTCCACTGCCCCTGGTAATCAGAATTGAGGATGAAAATGATAACTACCCAGTTTTTACAGAAACAACTTACGTTTTTACAGTTTCCGAAAATTGCAGAGTTG GTTCTACCGTGGGACAGGTATGTGCAACTGACAAAGATGAACCTGACACGATGCACACGCGTCTCAAGTACTCCATCATCGAGCAGTTGCCAGCATAtcccatgctgttttccatgcATCCAACTACAGGCGTGATCACCACATCATCATCTCAGCTAGACCGAGAG gTAACTGATAAATAccagttgaaaataaaagtacaagaCATGGATGGTCAGTATTTCGGTTTGCAGACAACTTCAACTTGCATCATTAATATTGGAGATGTAAATGACAACTTACCAACATTTACCCGTACTTCT tatgtGACGTCAGTGGAAGAAAATACAGTTGATGTGGAAATCTTACGTGTTACTGTTGAGGATAAGGATTTAATGAATACTGTGAATTGGAGAGCTAATTATACCATTTTAAAAGGCAAtgaaaatgggaattttaaaatagtaacagaTCCCAAAACTAATGAAGGAGTTCTGTGTGTGGTTAAG CCACTGAATTATGAAGAAAGACAACAGGTGAACCTACAGATTGGTGTAGTTAATGAAGCTCTGTATTCTAGAGAGGCTCATTCACGATCAGTCATGAGCACAGCAACAGTTACTGTTAATGTAAAAAATCAGGATGAGGGCCCCGAGTGTAGCCCTGCAGTGCAAACtgttcaaattaaagaaaatgtgccAGTGGGAACAAAGAGCAATGGATATAAAGCATATGACCCCGAAACAAGAAGTAGCAGCAGCATAAG GTATAAGAAATTAACTGATCCAAAAGGGTGGGTCACAATTGATGAAAAGGAAGGATCGATCACAATTTTCAGAAACCTGgatagagaggcagagagcatcaGAGATGGTATATATAATATCACAATTCTTGCGTCAGACAAAG ACGGGAAAACATGTACTGGGACCCTGGGAATTATACTTCAAGATGTGAACGATAATGGCGCAGTTATTCCAAAGCGGACAGTAGTAATCTGCAAAACTGTCCTGTCATCTGCGGATATTGTTGCTGTCGATCCCGATGGGCCTACGAATGGCCCGCCCTTTGACTTCAGTTTGGAGAGTGATCCTGATTCAGACTTAGAAAGAAAGTGGAGATTGACAAAAATTAACG atacGGCAGCTCGTCTTTTCTTTCAGGAGGACCTTCCGTTTGGAACGTACCGAGTACCTGTCAGAGTCACAGATAGACACGGCCTGTCACTCATCACTCCATTGAATGTTATGTTATGTGACTGTGTTACTGAAAATGACTGCACGCTTCGCACAGATCCGAGGACTGACCACGGAGAAGTGAGACTTGGAAAATGGGCCATCCTTGCAATATTGTTGGGCATAGCCTTGCTCTTTT GTATCCTATTTACCTTAGTCTGTGGGAGTACTGGGGCAGCGAAGCAGCCCAAAGTATTTCCTGATGATTTAGCCCAGCAGAACCTCATTGTGTCAAACACAGAAGCTCCAGGAGACGACAAAATA TGCCCCACGAATGGCTTCACAATGCATACTGTGGGCAATTCGGCTCAGGGAATTTGTGGCACCCTGGAATCAGGAGTGAAAAATGGAGGGCAGGAGACCATTGAGCTGGTGAAAGGCGGACACCAGACCCTGGAACCGTGCCGGGGGACCGGGCACCATCACACCCTGGATTCCTGCAGGGGAGGACCCGCGGAGGTGGACAACTGCAGATACACCTGCTCCGAGTGGCATGATTTCACTCAGATCCGTCTTGGTGAA GAATCCATTAGAGGACACACtctgattaaaaattaa